The DNA region TATATATGATTTCAACAGTTATAAAGAAGCAGACAAAAGAGCTGAAATAACTGATTTTACAAGAGATAGCTCTTTAAATTTATTAAGAATTGATACAATCACTAATAAATTAGCACTAATGGGGTCACTTGGAGTTGTAACAACATTAGTAAATTATATTAATCACAAAGTTGATTTTTCAAATATAACTTTTTCTAAAATATTTAAATTTATATTTATTGGTGTTGGATCAGGAGTACATCTAAATGAAGTATATAAAAAAATTGATTCAATGAATACTTTAATTATTGAACCGGACATAGAATTATTTAGAATATCTTTATTTACAGCTGATTATACACTTTTTGAAGAAGGAAATAAAAAACTATTTTTATCAGTTGGTGAAAATGAAATAGAAAGAGAAGAAACTCTTGCAGATTTCAGCTATTATCATAACTATATGAATTATAATATAAAACATCATCTATTTTGGATAGAATATAAATATATATTAGACCAAATAATTGATTTTTTTGGTAATAATAGTGCTACATCATTTCCATTTGATGCAGTTTTAAATGTACTTGAAAGAACAACAAAATTTATGAGAAACAAAGAACTTTTTTTAAAAAACTCTCTTGTTCAGAAAAATGCACCTTTAAAAAATAAAAAAGTCTTAATTATTAGTGCTGGACCATCATTAGATAAAAATATAGATTGGATTAAACAAAACCAAGATAAATTTGTAATAATATGTGTTGATGTAATATTAAGAAAATTAGAGAAAAATAATATTATACCAGATATTGTAGTATCGATTGACCCTTCTTATCTTTGTGGGGAATATTTAACAACAGAAAATAAAGATTTTTTAAAAAATAGTGCAATTATTTTTCTTTCTCAACAAGAAGAGAGTGTTTTAGAAAAAGTTAAACATCTAAATTACTACTTTTCTCAAGTTTTTCCATTATCAAAGGAATTAGGATATTCTTTTTCTCTTCCAAATGTTGGAACATTTTCATTTGCAATTGCAATATTTTTAAAAGCAAATGAAATTTACTTAGTAGGAAATGATGCCGCATTTAACCAAGAAACAGGTAGCAGATATGCTTCTGATAGTTCACATAAAATTAAAGATTTTTCTCATGATGAAAAATATGAAAAAGATGATACCTTAATATCATCATATGATATTATTGAAGTAAAAGGTAACTTTAAAGATAAAATAAAATCAAATAGAATTTTATTAACATTTAAAAAGGATTATGAATCATACTTATTTTCATTAGATGAAAAAGTAAAAAAATCACTTAAAGCTTATAATCTTTCTGATGGTGCATATATGGAAGGATTGATTCCTCTTAAAAAAGAAAACATTGATTTATCAAAATTTACAAAAAAAGAGTTTAATGTAAATAATGTTTTACAAAGTATTTCTTGTGAAGTTAAAGATTTAGACTTTAAAGATGATGCAAAAATATTAACAAAAATGATTACAAGAGTAAATAAATTCAAAAAAATAAAAGTAAATTCAAGAGATGATCTTTTAGCTAAAAAATTAGATATTATGATTTGGATTCTTGAACAAAAGAAGACAATGAGTAGCGAAATTTTTGGGAATGTTTTCCTAAAATTTATCGAACTTATTGATATTTATGTTAATTTTTTCCTAAATTTAAGACAAAATGCTCTTTATGATAAAAAAAACTTAATGGAAATTAAATCATACTGGTGTGATTCTACGATTTATGTATTAAAATACCTAAAACATATAATAAATCAAGAGTAAAACTACTTTTGATTTATGATTCCATATAATTTAATATCTATGTATTGACCATTTTTAAAAATTGCTTGTTTCAAAGTACCCTCTTCTTTCATTCCTAACTTTATTGCAAGCTTTTGCATTGAAATATTTTCACTACTTGTTCCACAATAAATTCTATGAAGATTTAAACTGTTAAATGCATGATTTATTATTAATTTTGAGGCTTCATAGGCAAAACCTTTTCCTTGATAATTTGTTTCACCCATAACTATTGCAAACTCTGCATTTGAATCTATATAGTTTATACTTTGAATACTCACATTTCCTATATGAATATTATCTTCTTTACAACAAATCGCCAAAACTAAACAATCTTTAGATGAATTTATCCTTGAAATATACTCTATAGTTTTTTCTTTTGTATTTACAAATCTATGATGTGCGTTGAACTTACATACTTCTTTATCATTTAACCAATTTACATAATTTGTTTCTGCATCTTCTAAACAAAGAGCTCTTAAATATATATTATTTGATTCTAAAAATATATTATTCATCTAGTTTCCTTAATATCTTTTTTAACTTTTCTTCTGAGTTTATAACTTTTACACCATCTAGAACATTAATATTTTTTAATAGTTGAATACTATATGTATTAATATTCAACAACATAGATTCTTTAAAAACTGAAGAATTAATTCCAAATATACATTTACAACCATATATTACTTCATGTATATCAAATTCTTTAATAAAAATATTTAAATTTTTATATTGTTTAATTATATAATCAAATTTTGACTTCTTTTCAGCAGGATGTAATTTTATAAAAATAGGTATTGTTATTTTTTCTTTATTCATACAAGATAAAATAAGCTCTAAAACATCATACTCATTAAAACCAAATTTATTTCCATAAAGTTCTTTTATGTATTCTGATAAAAAAAGAATATATTTATTTTTATTTTCTAAAATTAATTTATCTTTTATTATTAATTGAGGATAGAAAATATCTTTTATATACTTTAAATATAAATCTTTTTTAAAATGTACTTTTTCTTTTATATTTTTATCTTTTATATTTTCCACTTCTTCACAATAAATTACATCTGGTAAATATATATTATCTAAAGGTTTATTATTAAAAGAAAATCTTTTTTCCAAATTTAAACTAGAATCTAAAAAACATCTAACTTCTAATCCTATTTTTTTAGCTTCAATGAGTATTTCAATCTCATAATCAGAATGAATTCCAGATGTTCCAATAACAACAATATCACTATTTTCTAAAACTACTTTTTCATTACATATTAAATAAGGGATATGTTTTTGAAAAGTTTTTAAAGCGGGACCTTTAGGATAACAAAAAACTTTATATCCTTTTTTATCCATAAAATAAGCATAAGCCATTACAAGGTTTGCACCACCTGCATCATAAGAAAATAGTTTTATTTTTTTATCTAAGTTCATCTAAGTTTTCACATACTTTTACATAAGCATTTATTATATCATTTACATCTTCTTTTGTGAAAGGACTTCTAGTAAGATCATGTGTCCATAAAGTATGAAAATGAAATTTCTCTACATTTGGACAAGTTCCTTTCTCATAATTAATTTCTTCTTTAAATGCAAAATTTCTTTTATTATATGCAATTTTATTTTGAAACATAGGTAACATATAAATAGGTTTCACATAACCTTGGCCTATTGGTACCCCTTCATTTTCTCTACCTTCTACAACTTCCAATTCTGCTTTTACTGCATTAATAAATTTATCTCTTGAAACTTTTGCAATATCTTCTATAAATTGAAAAGCTTGTACATAATAAGAGTGCGTTCTATTTTCTAATCTAGTAATTTTTATAAAAGGATATTTACTTAATGCTTCATCATACATTTTTGCATATTGTTGTCTAATTTTTAATTCACTATTAAGTTTTTTTAACTGCTCTATTCCTATTGCTGCTTGAATTTCTGTAAGTCTAAAATTAAATCCTAACATATTCTCAAATTCAGTTTCACCTTTATTTTCAACTACTGATTCTGCATGATTTCTTATTAATTGCATTTTATTAGCCAAAGCATCATTATTTGTTGTGCAAACTCCACCCTCACCTGTATGAATATGCTTATGATAGTTTAAACTAAAAACTCCAATATCACCTATTGTTCCAACAAATTTATCATCATATTTTGCACCTGGTGCTTGTGCACAATCTTCTATAACATAAAGATTATTCTCTTTTGCTACTTGCATTATCTCTTTCATATTTGAAGGACAGCCAAAAATATGAACAACCACTATCACTTTTGTATTTTTTGTTATTGCCTTTTTTAAAGAATCAATACAAAAAGAATAACTATTTGGTTCTAAATCACAAAATACAGGTGTTGCATTCCAAAACAATGGAGCAGTTGCAGATATAGACATAGAATAAGGTGAAACAATAACCTCATCACCAAGACCAATCCCACAAGCACCAAGTGCAGTTATTAATCCTGAACTATTTGAATTTACTGAAATTGAGTGTTTTACATCAAAATACTCACTCCAAGCTTGTTCAAACTCTTGAACTTTTTCTCCCCCATAAAAGTCCTCATGCCATGCACCTAAATATTTTGATAAAACACCTTTTTTCATAACTTTTACAACTTCATCTATCTCTTTTTGATCAATATTATTATATCTTCCAAATAGCTCTTTTCTTACTTTATTCCCACCATTAATAGCTAAATTAGGCATTTTTATTCCTTACTATTTAATATTTTAGTTAAAAATTCTAAATTTTTTAACTCATTTTCAAAAGAAGCACAATTATCTTTTTGTCCATTTAATTGTAAAAATATCTCATCATATACATTATAAATTAGTTTATTTGATATTGTATCTTCTTTATTGGCTACTTTATTAATAAACTTATAACCTTTAAACTCTTTTTTTTCAACTATATTTTTATAAAAAATTGTTTGTTCACTATTTATATAACTTACTACTTGATTTGCAAAATATAAGTTTAGTTCTATAATATTATATTTAGTATGATCTAAAGCAATAAAATATACAGGTATTAATTTGTTATTATATTTTATTTTAAAAAATATATCATAAGATTTATCTTCATTATTAAAGCCAATAGTTTCATCAAGTATTTTTACATCTTCTATTTTTGGATTTGAAAATAGATAATTAATCAAATCAATAAAATGTGAACCATTATTTTTCAAACCTTTTACATAATTAAGTGTTATTTTTTGTAAATTTTTTAAACTCTTATTTTCTATATTCTCTTTTAAATTTTTTATTGGTTTTTGAAATCTTCTTATATAGTTTACTACTATTTTATCTTTAAAAAAAGAGTCTAAAGTCTCATACTCATCTTTAATTGAAAAAAGTGGTTTTTCCACTAAAAATTTTTTAATATGATTGCAATTTATGAAACTACTTAAAACTTCAAAATGCATATTTGTAGGAGTAGCAATAACTAAAATGTCAATATCTTTTTTATCAATAAGTTTTTTATAATCATTATAAAAAACCACATCAGAAAAAAGTTTTTGAACTTTTGATAAATTTGTATCATCTATATCTGCTATATATTTTAAATTAAACTCTTTGTGCAAATATATAGCTTTTATATGAGAGTTTGCACTATTTATATCTTTATCATAATCAAAAAGTAAAGAGATATTTCCTATTCCAATTACTGCAACATTTAACATTAGCTAAGACCTTTTCTTTTTATACTTCCATTAATCTGTAATAAATTGGGGTTATCTCTTACATAGTTAACTAACTGTTCTATTGAAAAATAGTCATCATTAAAATAATTCATTATTTTAGTAATTATTTCATAATCTTCTTTTGTATCCAAAGTTACTGACAACTCTGGAAATTCCAACTCTTTAGGAGCACAAATATTAAAAGTTTTAAATCTATTTGTAGTGTAAAATTGAGGAGTCACATGCTCTTTATCCATACTATTTAATCCATATTTTTTAATATTTTCTAAAGATTTTAAAGAATAAACTTGAATAGCCATTCCTATAGGAAATGTACTTTTTATACTATTACTTACATATTCATAGTCGTTGTCTAAATATATTTTTATTGCTTCATCTATTAGTTTAGGATCAATAAAAGGACAATCTCCCGTAAGTTCTACAATTACATCTGTATTAAATTTTTGATGTGCTTGTAAAACTCTTTGAAAAACATTATCTTCACTTCCTCTAAAATGTTTAATACCTTTTTTTTCACAAAGTTTTATAATAGCATCATCATCTTTATTTGTTGTAGTTGCAACAATTATTTCATCAACTAACTCACATTTTAAAACTCTATTTATCATCACTTCTAAAACAGTGCTATTTCCAAGAGGTTTTAAAACTTTTTTAGGAAGCCTTGAAGAAGTCATTCTAGCTTCAATTGATACATTAATTTTCATATTATTTCCTATTTTTTCAATAAAAACATTTGATCTAATAAATTTTTATCATCACTATATGAAACTTTTAATTCATCAATTTTTCTTAAATTCTGTTTTCTTTCTTGATAAATTTTCATAAAATTTGCTTTCCACATCAAATCTTTATTTCCTTGATACATCAAATCAATATATTCGTCTGCATAATATTCAAAGCCCCAGATATAAGAGTTTGATACTCTATATATTTCATCAATTGCAAAATTTATATTTTTAGGTGAAATGTGTATCAAAACGCCACTTGTAAATACTACATCAAAGAAATTATCTTTAAATGGAATATCTAAAGCATCCCCTTTTATTATATTTAGATTATCAGCTCTTTTTTTAGCATAATTTATTGCTCTATTTTGAATCTCAATTCCATATAAGTTTTTAAAACCCATATTTTGTAGATGAAGTAGTTGATTACCAATATTTGTACCAACTTCTAATATCTTAGCATCTTTACTTATATCTTTTAGAAATTGATTATTTAATTGTGTTCTTGAGTATCCATATCTATTTTTATAAAACTCATCTAATTGCTCAGGTGAATAAATATTTCTTTGAAGATAATCTGAACCAAAATTATCTTCCCAAGTCTGTCTTTGATAAGTTTTTTCCATACTTTTTCCTATATTAATTTTATATTTAATTGAACTCTAATCTATCTGCAAATTTATAATCTTTTTTTGATTTTTGACCTAATATTTGTTTTAAATATTTTGGATGAAGTCCATGCCCAGGTCTTACACTTCTTATATTTTCTAAAGTAAACTCTTCACCTTTTTTTATATCTTTTGATACATATAAACTTCTTGAGAATACTCGATTTTTTCTTTTCTTTTCTGTCATTTCATAGCTTACTTTACCTAATAGCTTTTCACTATCTCTTATAGCTTTTACCATATCTTTAAACTCATCTTTTTGCATAGAAAACTGTGCATCTGGCCCACCTATACTTTTATCTAAAATAAAGTGTTTTTCAATAACTTTTGCACCTAAAGTTACTGCCATAATTGGTGCAGTTGAGCCTATAGTATGATCAGAAAAACCAACTTCTACTCCAAAAGTTTCAGCCATATTTGGTATTGTATTTAAATTTGCATCTTCTAAAGCAGCAGGATAAGCACTTGTACATTTTAATAAAATAATATTATCATTTCCTACACTTTTACAAATATCAACTATATCTTGAATCTCTTGCAATGTTGCAATTCCTGTTGAAATTATAATTGGCTTACCTTTTTTTGCCGTATATTCAACCAAATCATAATCTGTTATTTCAAATGATGCAATTTTATAAGCGCTTGGATTAAATTGTTCAAGAAAATCAACTGCACTTTTATCAAAAGGTGAAGAGAAAATATCTAAATCTAAACTTCTTGCATAATCAAATAGTTTTTTGTGCCATTGCCAAGGAGTATAAGCCTCTTCATATAACTTATATAAAGTCTTATCATCCCACAAAGTACCACCTTTAATAACAAAATCCTCTTTATCAGAATTTAAAGTTAAAGTATCAGCAGTATATGTTTGAAGTTTTATAGCATTTGCCCCAACTTCTTTTGCAGCTTTTATAGTATCAAATGCATTTTGTAAACTACCATTATGATTTGCACTTAACTCTGCAATTATAAATGTTCCATCTTTTTGTAAATCAAATTTTCCTATTTTCATATTAAATTCTCTTTTTCTTTTTTAACTTATTTTTATAAATAAATTTTTGTATCAACAATCAATAAAATATCTTCCTTTTAACATTATCTCTTTTGAAGATTCTAATCCTTCATTAAATAATAAATCAAGTATTCCAAGTTGATAAATAAAGTTTTCTCCTACTTGATTATAAATAGGATGTTTATAATATTGATAAACTATATCTATATTTTTCATATTAAATTTTTTTAAATATTTATATAAATAATCTTTAGAACCTAATGCTGATATATATTCACTACAAGACTTATTTATACAAATATTTAAGATTAAATCACCTTTATTACCTTGAATATTTTTTAAATTTGAGGATAAACTAAAATTAGTATTTATGTTTAAAAGCTTTGAGATTTCTTTTATGAAATTAATATTATATTCACATAAATACTCTGTTTTATAAGATAAAATATTAAATATCTTTTCTTCTAATTCAGAAAAATATCTTGCTTTTTTATAATTTCGTAAAATAAGAGAATTCAATTTTAAAGAAAAATCATAGTTATCAAAACTTAATTTTACATCTTTTAAAATTGTTTCATCTCTTGATTTCTCTTTTTTTATAGGTAAAGAAAACATATATTCTTTATTATTAACTTTTAATTTGTTTCGTACTTGCCAACTTCTTTTTGCTAACTGAACAGTATCTAAAAAAACAAATTCATCAACATAATCAATTAAATCAAAATAACCAATCCACGGATTAAAAGTTGGTTGCATAATAGCTAATTTCAATTTATTCTTCCCCATAATATCATATCAGAATTAAATACTATTGTGTTCTCTTTTTGCAGATTTTGAAATTCATTATGAAATAAAAAATAATCTCTTAAATCTAGATGCTTTTTTAACATTTCTATTAATTCAAATTCTGTATAAAATTTATTTATGCATGAAGCTTCATTTGTAATTGTATAATCATCAGCCATTTTAAATGTACTAGAATCAATTTTTTTTCCAATTCCAAATCTAAAATCTTTTGGTTCTCTGCACCTTATGAAAAAATCTGCATCATTTTTTATATTTTTATTCTCTTTCATTATTTCAAAGAATTCTATCAATTCATCTTTTTTTATGTAGTTCACAACATTGGGAAGAAGCAAAACATCTATTTGTAAATCTTTATTATTCTTTGCAAAAGTCAACATATCACTTTTATAAAATTCATATAAAGAAGATGATTTAGTGTGACTAAAATTAAATTTAGCATTTTCAATTGCATCTTCATTTATATCTACTCCTACAATATCAAATTCATATTGATATGGAAGCATTAAATTATTTCCACTAGAACATCCAAATTCAAAAAATTTCAATCCTTTTTTTTGATGAAAACTATTTTTAAAAAAGTATTTTATAAAATACTCATCTGGATATTTCAAACCTCTTATTTCTTTTATTTTCATAAATACCTCAAAATATTATTAATTTTATTATACTACATTTATTCACTTAGTTCAATTTTTAAAATATATTTTTTATCATTTTTATAAAAGAATGCAGGATATTCTTCATTATCAACTACTCTTAATAAATTAAACTGCTCATTTATTGTTTTATTAATATCTAATTGACTATTTAAAGGTGTCCTTTTTTTATAAAAACTTTCTTTACCTATTTGTTCGGTTAAGACATTATATTTTTCATAATTTGATACAAACTCTTTACACATACTATTTACCAATTGAGCTTGTTTATGTCTTAATAAAGGATTCAATTCAGTTCCATCAAGATTAAGTATCTTTTGCATATAGATACTCCCCTCATCTACATCACAAGAAGCTTCAAACATAGTAAAAGGTATATCATTTTTACCCTCTAAAACTTGCCAAAAAAGAGGAGACCAACCTTTACCTTTAGGTAAAGCACTTGCATGTACCACTATATTATGTTCATTCTTTTTTAAGTATTCTTCTTCTATAATCTTATGATAACTTAAAATAAATACTATTTTATAATTACTTGCCATTTTTTTATGATCAAAAAATAACTCACAATTACTTAACTCTTTTGCTAGTTCTTTTGCGTAATCAATGAACCATTGATTAGGAGATGTTAATATTGCAATTTTCATTTTTTAACCTCTTATTAATTCTTCTATATATTCTCTTAAAATTTTTTTATTAAAAGATCTTATTGTAAGATATTTTTTCTTATTTAAATATTTATATATTTCTTTTTGGTTATTTGCAGTTTTTATTGCTATAAATGGCAAGTTCATAAAATATACTTCATTCAATATAACACTTGCACTAACTACTGCAAAATCACTTTTTGCCATAAGTTTCGCAATTTTTTTAGTATCTATATATAAATTTATAAAATCTTTATTTTTACAATATTCTTTTAATTGTTTCAAATTTTTATTTGCACTTGTAGTAACTATATAAACTTTTAGATTTTCAAACAACTCTAATACTTTTAATATATCAATATTTATATTACTATGATCAGTTCCTCCAATTGCTACAAAAACTCTTATTTTCTCATTACTTTTTTTTATTACTTTTTTTTTATACTTATAAAATTCATCTCTTAAAAGAGTATATTTAGCTCCACACTTCAATTTACAATTTTTTGGAACTAAATTTTTATATTTTTTTTCATTTGCACTAATATTATGATTTATTAAAACATCACAATAGTGTTTTTCATAAGTATCATCAAGACATAGTATTTTTACATTTGTCTTTTCTTTAATTAATTTTTCACTTTTATAATCAATCTCATAATTATCAATTATTAAAATATCTATATTTTGTTTTTTTATTAAATAGATAAGTTCTTGAATATTTTTAGTATTTAGATTATATAAACCAAATTTATTATCAAGAATTTTTTTATTTAGATTACCTTCTAAGTTCAAAGTTGCAAAACTTACTTCAAAACCTTTTTGTTCATACTCTTTTGCCAAAACAAAAGTTCTCATTATATGACCATGACCTATACTAAAAGAAGCATCTGCTCGAATAAGAACTCTTTTCATAATTATCTTTTCTTTTGTTCTACAAATTTATTTATCTCGAAAATCTCTGGATTATCTTTTAGTGTTGAAATAAGTTTTTCATAAGAGAATTCTTCTTTATTTCCAAGTTTTTCATATAGTTTTTTAATAGCTTCATAATCAGCAATTTCATCTAAAGTAATTCTATATTTTGAATTATCTTCAAAACTTTTTAAAAAATCTATTTTCAATTTATCTTTTATTGTTGTATGCATATAAATAGTCACATGCTCTTTTTCATAATCTGTAGTTGCATTATTATAAGCTTGTGTTAGTAATTTAAAAGAAAAAACTTCAGTGTCCAAACCTCTTGGAAATCCACTATGAAC from Malaciobacter molluscorum LMG 25693 includes:
- a CDS encoding motility associated factor glycosyltransferase family protein translates to MQELEELTQLLFKLYKKNLEFLKNNHPKVYKKVQDLSNELDNKKRKERYTLEYIEKGGYFDVLDHNTDKYIYDFNSYKEADKRAEITDFTRDSSLNLLRIDTITNKLALMGSLGVVTTLVNYINHKVDFSNITFSKIFKFIFIGVGSGVHLNEVYKKIDSMNTLIIEPDIELFRISLFTADYTLFEEGNKKLFLSVGENEIEREETLADFSYYHNYMNYNIKHHLFWIEYKYILDQIIDFFGNNSATSFPFDAVLNVLERTTKFMRNKELFLKNSLVQKNAPLKNKKVLIISAGPSLDKNIDWIKQNQDKFVIICVDVILRKLEKNNIIPDIVVSIDPSYLCGEYLTTENKDFLKNSAIIFLSQQEESVLEKVKHLNYYFSQVFPLSKELGYSFSLPNVGTFSFAIAIFLKANEIYLVGNDAAFNQETGSRYASDSSHKIKDFSHDEKYEKDDTLISSYDIIEVKGNFKDKIKSNRILLTFKKDYESYLFSLDEKVKKSLKAYNLSDGAYMEGLIPLKKENIDLSKFTKKEFNVNNVLQSISCEVKDLDFKDDAKILTKMITRVNKFKKIKVNSRDDLLAKKLDIMIWILEQKKTMSSEIFGNVFLKFIELIDIYVNFFLNLRQNALYDKKNLMEIKSYWCDSTIYVLKYLKHIINQE
- a CDS encoding GNAT family N-acetyltransferase, translating into MNNIFLESNNIYLRALCLEDAETNYVNWLNDKEVCKFNAHHRFVNTKEKTIEYISRINSSKDCLVLAICCKEDNIHIGNVSIQSINYIDSNAEFAIVMGETNYQGKGFAYEASKLIINHAFNSLNLHRIYCGTSSENISMQKLAIKLGMKEEGTLKQAIFKNGQYIDIKLYGIINQK
- a CDS encoding DegT/DnrJ/EryC1/StrS family aminotransferase — its product is MPNLAINGGNKVRKELFGRYNNIDQKEIDEVVKVMKKGVLSKYLGAWHEDFYGGEKVQEFEQAWSEYFDVKHSISVNSNSSGLITALGACGIGLGDEVIVSPYSMSISATAPLFWNATPVFCDLEPNSYSFCIDSLKKAITKNTKVIVVVHIFGCPSNMKEIMQVAKENNLYVIEDCAQAPGAKYDDKFVGTIGDIGVFSLNYHKHIHTGEGGVCTTNNDALANKMQLIRNHAESVVENKGETEFENMLGFNFRLTEIQAAIGIEQLKKLNSELKIRQQYAKMYDEALSKYPFIKITRLENRTHSYYVQAFQFIEDIAKVSRDKFINAVKAELEVVEGRENEGVPIGQGYVKPIYMLPMFQNKIAYNKRNFAFKEEINYEKGTCPNVEKFHFHTLWTHDLTRSPFTKEDVNDIINAYVKVCENLDELR
- a CDS encoding Gfo/Idh/MocA family protein, with translation MLNVAVIGIGNISLLFDYDKDINSANSHIKAIYLHKEFNLKYIADIDDTNLSKVQKLFSDVVFYNDYKKLIDKKDIDILVIATPTNMHFEVLSSFINCNHIKKFLVEKPLFSIKDEYETLDSFFKDKIVVNYIRRFQKPIKNLKENIENKSLKNLQKITLNYVKGLKNNGSHFIDLINYLFSNPKIEDVKILDETIGFNNEDKSYDIFFKIKYNNKLIPVYFIALDHTKYNIIELNLYFANQVVSYINSEQTIFYKNIVEKKEFKGYKFINKVANKEDTISNKLIYNVYDEIFLQLNGQKDNCASFENELKNLEFLTKILNSKE
- a CDS encoding cytidylyltransferase domain-containing protein, encoding MKINVSIEARMTSSRLPKKVLKPLGNSTVLEVMINRVLKCELVDEIIVATTTNKDDDAIIKLCEKKGIKHFRGSEDNVFQRVLQAHQKFNTDVIVELTGDCPFIDPKLIDEAIKIYLDNDYEYVSNSIKSTFPIGMAIQVYSLKSLENIKKYGLNSMDKEHVTPQFYTTNRFKTFNICAPKELEFPELSVTLDTKEDYEIITKIMNYFNDDYFSIEQLVNYVRDNPNLLQINGSIKRKGLS
- a CDS encoding pseudaminic acid biosynthesis-associated methylase; this encodes MEKTYQRQTWEDNFGSDYLQRNIYSPEQLDEFYKNRYGYSRTQLNNQFLKDISKDAKILEVGTNIGNQLLHLQNMGFKNLYGIEIQNRAINYAKKRADNLNIIKGDALDIPFKDNFFDVVFTSGVLIHISPKNINFAIDEIYRVSNSYIWGFEYYADEYIDLMYQGNKDLMWKANFMKIYQERKQNLRKIDELKVSYSDDKNLLDQMFLLKK
- the pseI gene encoding pseudaminic acid synthase codes for the protein MKIGKFDLQKDGTFIIAELSANHNGSLQNAFDTIKAAKEVGANAIKLQTYTADTLTLNSDKEDFVIKGGTLWDDKTLYKLYEEAYTPWQWHKKLFDYARSLDLDIFSSPFDKSAVDFLEQFNPSAYKIASFEITDYDLVEYTAKKGKPIIISTGIATLQEIQDIVDICKSVGNDNIILLKCTSAYPAALEDANLNTIPNMAETFGVEVGFSDHTIGSTAPIMAVTLGAKVIEKHFILDKSIGGPDAQFSMQKDEFKDMVKAIRDSEKLLGKVSYEMTEKKRKNRVFSRSLYVSKDIKKGEEFTLENIRSVRPGHGLHPKYLKQILGQKSKKDYKFADRLEFN
- a CDS encoding WbqC family protein — protein: MKLAIMQPTFNPWIGYFDLIDYVDEFVFLDTVQLAKRSWQVRNKLKVNNKEYMFSLPIKKEKSRDETILKDVKLSFDNYDFSLKLNSLILRNYKKARYFSELEEKIFNILSYKTEYLCEYNINFIKEISKLLNINTNFSLSSNLKNIQGNKGDLILNICINKSCSEYISALGSKDYLYKYLKKFNMKNIDIVYQYYKHPIYNQVGENFIYQLGILDLLFNEGLESSKEIMLKGRYFIDC
- a CDS encoding methyltransferase domain-containing protein translates to MKIKEIRGLKYPDEYFIKYFFKNSFHQKKGLKFFEFGCSSGNNLMLPYQYEFDIVGVDINEDAIENAKFNFSHTKSSSLYEFYKSDMLTFAKNNKDLQIDVLLLPNVVNYIKKDELIEFFEIMKENKNIKNDADFFIRCREPKDFRFGIGKKIDSSTFKMADDYTITNEASCINKFYTEFELIEMLKKHLDLRDYFLFHNEFQNLQKENTIVFNSDMILWGRIN
- a CDS encoding formyltransferase family protein, encoding MKIAILTSPNQWFIDYAKELAKELSNCELFFDHKKMASNYKIVFILSYHKIIEEEYLKKNEHNIVVHASALPKGKGWSPLFWQVLEGKNDIPFTMFEASCDVDEGSIYMQKILNLDGTELNPLLRHKQAQLVNSMCKEFVSNYEKYNVLTEQIGKESFYKKRTPLNSQLDINKTINEQFNLLRVVDNEEYPAFFYKNDKKYILKIELSE
- the pseG gene encoding UDP-2,4-diacetamido-2,4,6-trideoxy-beta-L-altropyranose hydrolase yields the protein MKRVLIRADASFSIGHGHIMRTFVLAKEYEQKGFEVSFATLNLEGNLNKKILDNKFGLYNLNTKNIQELIYLIKKQNIDILIIDNYEIDYKSEKLIKEKTNVKILCLDDTYEKHYCDVLINHNISANEKKYKNLVPKNCKLKCGAKYTLLRDEFYKYKKKVIKKSNEKIRVFVAIGGTDHSNINIDILKVLELFENLKVYIVTTSANKNLKQLKEYCKNKDFINLYIDTKKIAKLMAKSDFAVVSASVILNEVYFMNLPFIAIKTANNQKEIYKYLNKKKYLTIRSFNKKILREYIEELIRG